A stretch of Cucumis sativus cultivar 9930 chromosome 2, Cucumber_9930_V3, whole genome shotgun sequence DNA encodes these proteins:
- the LOC101206807 gene encoding kxDL motif-containing protein 1 — translation MEQRAEGESIRVASEELSQEFKTLMNTDDLNSLNHLQHLILGRLQDSNAVLSHFNEFSEHCFAEVSGDLSRNTRLLNSMKSDLDYIFQKIRSMKSKILATYPDAFPDESTSEALDRRPDLEIPR, via the exons ATGGAACAGCGAGCAGAGGGTGAGTCGATAAGAGTAGCCTCTGAGGAGCTCTCTCAGGAGTTCAAAACTTTGATGAATACTGATGATTTGAACTCTCTCAACCATTTGCAACACCTCAT ATTGGGCAGATTGCAGGATAGCAATGCAGTCCTGTCTCATTTCAACGAGTTTTCGGAGCATTGCTTTGCTGAAGTTTCTGGAGATCTATCTAGAAATACTCGTCTTTTAAACTCTATGAAATCTGACCTTGATTACATATTTCAGAAAATAAG GAGCATGAAATCAAAAATTTTAGCCACCTATCCTGATGCATTTCCAGATGAGTCAACAAGTGAAGCTCTTGATAGGAGACCAGACCTTGAAATACCTCGATAA
- the LOC101207201 gene encoding uncharacterized protein LOC101207201 — protein MRLFFSLSSLSSSLSSSSSLSFPSRPLLLHFSQFSTSSSWRPDEDSRNVKVSVWWDFENCSIPLGTNVFKVSHLITSAVRANGIKGPLQIYAFGDVFQLSRANQEALSSTGISLNHVPHGGKNSADRSLLIDLMCWVSQNPPPAHLFLISGDKDFASVLHRLRMNNYNVLLASTECAPDVLCSAASIMWHWHALIREENLVGRHFSRPPDAFYDHFKVPLEDPFSVNGKENLRVEEVSELSTDPMPRPVPKAVIRQIHNILRLYPKGISITDLRSELGSCIYIDKDLYGYKKFSRFLQSMPQILKLQANGGGHFIIRSVTPKQPKEELESSIGTFCNGTEEQDPNLTAKLSNNDSPTEPMCVPVLSDAHTQSRPLKEKPTSEFGKLIGEAMEGEPSRSPVSEHRAIEDSKQTNKVEADSIEADSNTTPSIGEHSKAKMEFLRRIWRRLSGNNDTMSGNGSNCISEKCSTTDDTSKQKSCGGLVANYSSDKLGEAKTEERTAEPMSEDANSVHQVLNSPPDCESVKPLKEVIVASAHDDKSSSNQGLLGSIRNWFKLWGKSTENREVSEHNCEQNQLKNQSGKHHLFSSSSTENSEVSEHSCEQNQLKNQSGKHHLSSSSSTENNELIEHSCEQNQLKNQSGKHNLFSSSSFWQDMQSFMETPTGVEIISRSKTRSEIAQNLLERGPPILNTLSTSELFDLLELLISDKKWVEEFPSKIFPFKLTLSISRKNSCMKRLDRANGLASIFANKESRLSFQGPRKHDSDSDKKNENIPPEAGTNKIMTENKFRERTKYDMLGDCQNLVDEILRDHPEGYNIGNFRRQFLEKYGYHLDLKKLGYPKLASLLQIMPGVTILSTFIVPTSNAPNDSMLETTLPSNSEKKTFDAVAKSNSDNESSDLPKKDDDSESVWEELGPACADGSNKEELTLSSETTEATEKETKVYYEPFLSEDETDGESCSATEVPAKQPTREEESSLIHILDSWYSSKENIRKDKTENRDETFVFSEDSLKLASLASKNEAKTGSIGTKKRHRKSYCFVSDTTENSKDKLIDGILGTLKKSSESQDKLNQA, from the exons ATGAGGCTCTTCTTCTCactttcctctctctcttcttctctctcttcttcctcctctctttcttttccatcACGCCCTCTCCTTCTTCacttttctcaattttcaacttcttcttcttggcGCCCCGACGAAGATTCTCGAAATGTAAAGGTTTCTGTCTGGTGGGACTTTGAGAATTGCAGCATTCCTTTGGGTACAAATGTCTTTAAGGTTTCCCATTTAATCACTTCTGCTGTTAGGGCCAATGGCATCAAAGGTCCTCTTCAGATTTATGCTTTTGGTGACGTTTTCCAGCTCTCCAGGGCCAACCAGGAGGCTCTCTCTTCTACTGGAATTAGCCTCAATCACGTTCCTCACG GTGGTAAAAACAGTGCTGATAGGTCTCTTCTTATAGATCTTATGTGCTGGGTTTCTCAAAACCCTCCACCAGCacatctttttctaatttctggTGATAAGGACTTTGCCAGCGTTCTGCACCGTTTGAGAATGAATAATTACAACGTGTTGCTAGCAAGCACTGAATGTGCTCCTGATGTTTTATGCAGTGCTGCAAGCATCATGTGGCATTGGCATGCTTTGATTAGAGAGGAAAATCTTGTCGGAAGGCATTTTAGTCGACCACCTGATGCTTTTTACGATCATTTTAAGGTTCCTCTTGAAGACCCATTTTCAGTTAATGGGAAAGAGAATTTACGAGTTGAGGAGGTTTCTGAGCTCAGTACAGATCCTATGCCCCGTCCTGTTCCGAAGGCAGTCATTAGGCAAATACACAACATCTTGAGGTTGTATCCCAAAGGAATCTCCATTACAGACCTTCGTTCAGAGTTGGGgagttgtatatatatagataaggACTTGTATGGTTACAAAAAGTTTTCTCGGTTTCTTCAGTCAATGCCACAGATTTTAAAGCTTCAAGCAAATGGTGGTGGCCACTTTATTATCCGTAGTGTCACTCCAAAGCAGCCCAAAGAAGAATTAGAGTCCAGTATAGGTACATTTTGTAATGGCACTGAAGAGCAGGACCCTAATCTGACAGCAAAGTTAAGTAACAATGATTCCCCAACAGAACCAATGTGTGTACCAGTCCTCTCTGATGCGCACACCCAAAGCAGACCATTGAAGGAGAAACCAACTTCCGAATTTGGGAAGCTCATTGGTGAAGCTATGGAAGGGGAACCATCAAGATCCCCTGTTTCTGAGCATCGTGCTATAGAAGATTCAAAGCAGACAAATAAAGTTGAAGCTGACAGTATTGAAGCTGACAGTAATACGACTCCTTCAATTGGAGAGCATTCTAAGGCCAAGATGGAATTTTTGAGAAGAATATGGAGAAGGCTTTCAGGCAATAATGATACTATGTCTGGAAATGGAAGTAATTGTATTTCTGAAAAATGCTCTACAACAGACGATACTTCAAAGCAGAAAAGTTGTGGTGGCCTTGTGGCAAATTATTCTAGTGACAAGCTTGGGGAGGCAAAAACTGAAGAAAGAACTGCTGAGCCAATGAGTGAAGATGCTAATTCAGTTCATCAAGTCTTGAATTCACCACCCGATTGTGAGTCTGTTAAGCCTCTGAAAGAAGTCATAGTTGCCAGTGCACATGATGATAAATCTAGTTCTAATCAAGGACTACTTGGTAGCATTAGAAATTGGTTCAAGCTTTGGGGAAAGAGTACTGAGAACAGAGAAGTCAGCGAGCATAATTGTGAACAAAACCAGTTAAAGAATCAATCTGGGAAACATCATCTTTTTTCCAGCAGTTCTACTGAGAACAGTGAGGTCAGCGAGCATTCTTGTGAACAAAACCAGTTAAAGAATCAATCTGGGAAACACCATCTTTCTTCCAGCAGTTCTACTGAGAACAATGAACTCATCGAGCATTCTTGTGAACAAAACCAGTTAAAGAATCAATCTGGGAAACACAATCTTTTTTCCAGTAGTTCTTTCTGGCAAGACATGCAATCTTTTATGGAAACACCTACAGGAGTGGAGATTATTTCACGGTCAAAAACCAG GTCTGAGATAGCCCAAAATCTGCTAGAGAGAGGACCTCCGATTCTGAATACTTTAAGCACTAGCGAACTCTTCGACTTATTGGAATTATTAATATCAGACAAGAAATGGGTGGAGGAATTCCCATCTaaaatatttccttttaaGCTCACTCTCTCTATTTCAAGGAAAAACTCTTGCATGAAACGATTGGATCGAGCAAATGGGTTGGCATCAATCTTTGCAAACAAAGAGTCACGGCTCAGTTTCCAGGGACCTCGAAAACATGATTCAGATTcagataagaaaaatgaaaatattccTCCTGAAGCTGGaactaataaaattatgaCTGAAAACAAGTTTCGTGAGAGGACAAAATACGATATGTTAGGTGACTGTCAAAATCTCGTGGATGAGATCTTAAGGGATCACCCAGAAGGATATAATATAGGCAACTTCAGAAGACAGTTTCTTGAGAAGTATGGGTATCATCTTGATTTGAAGAAGCTTGGTTATCCTAAGTTGGCATCGTTGCTGCAGATAATGCCTGGAGTGACAATACTATCCACATTTATAGTTCCTACCAGTAATGCTCCAAACGATTCAATGCTGGAAACAACTCTTCCTAGTAATTCtgagaaaaaaacttttgatgCCGTAGCAAAATCGAACTCTGATAATGAATCATCTGACCTGCCTAAGAAGGATGATGATTCTGAGTCCGTATGGGAAGAATTGGGTCCAGCCTGCGCAGATGGCAGCAACAAAGAGGAATTGACATTGAGTAGTGAAACAACAGAAGCGAcagagaaagaaacaaaagtttattatGAACCCTTTCTTTCAGAGGATGAAACTGATGGAGAGTCTTGTTCTGCTACGGAAGTGCCAGCCAAACAACCAACAAGGGAGGAAGAAAGTTCTTTAATACATATCCTAGATTCATGGTATAGCAGCAAAGAAAACATTAGGAAAGACAAGACAGAAAATAGGGATGAGACCTTTGTTTTTTCAGAAGATAGCTTGAAGCTTGCTAGTTTAGCTTCCAAAAATGAAGCAAAAACAGGAAGCATTGGTACAAAGAAAAGACATCGAAAGAGctattgttttgtttcagACACCACTGAAAATAGCAAGGATAAGCTGATCGATGGGATTTTGGGTACCTTGAAAAAATCCAGCGAGTCACAAGATAAACTGAATCAAGCATGA
- the LOC101206562 gene encoding probable mannitol dehydrogenase, translated as MAKSSPEDEHPIKTLAWGARDSSGLISPFPLSRRENRDEDVNIKILYCGVCHSDLHAAKNEWGFTSYPVVPGHEIVGVVTSVGNNVKKFKAGDQVGVGVIVESCKSCENCEEDRENYCPKLVYTYNAHLHDGSKTYGGYSDKIVVDQRYVLRIPENLPLDGTAPLLCAGITVYSPMKYYGMNEKGKHLGVVGLGGLGHVAVKIGKAFGLKVTVISTSPKKKAEAISKLGADSFLVSTDPEQMKAAAETMDYIMDTVSAVHALAPLLSLLKLNGKLITVGLPNKPLELPISSLVVARRMVGGSNFGGLKETQEMLDFCAEHNIAADVEVIKMDDINNAMERLAKSDVQYRFVIDIANSLK; from the exons atggcaaaatcaTCACCAGAAGACGAACATCCAATCAAGACTCTCGCATGGGGTGCTCGAGATTCATCTGGCTTAATCTCTCCTTTCCCTTTATCTCGAAG GGAAAATCGTGATGAAGATGTCAATATCAAAATCCTTTACTGTGGTGTTTGCCATTCTGATCTACATGCAGCCAAGAATGAATGGGGTTTCACAAGTTATCCAGTTGTCCCAGG GCATGAGATTGTTGGTGTTGTGACCTCTGTTGGGAATAATGTTAAGAAATTCAAAGCAGGCGACCAAGTCGGGGTTGGTGTCATAGTTGAATCTTGCAAAAGTTGTGAAAATTGTGAAGAGGACAGGGAGAATTACTGCCCCAAATTGGTATATACTTACAATGCACATTTACATGATGGATCAAAGACTTATGGTGGATATTCTGATAAGATTGTCGTCGATCAGCGTTACGTGCTTCGAATTCCTGAAAATTTACCCCTCGATGGTACAGCTCCACTCCTATGTGCTGGAATCACAGTTTATAGCCCCATGAAATATTATGGAATGAATGAAAAAGGTAAGCATTTGGGTGTGGTTGGTCTTGGTGGGCTTGGTCATGTTGCTGTTAAGATTGGTAAGGCATTTGGGTTGAAAGTTACTGTCATAAGTACCTCTCCAAAAAAGAAGGCGGAAGCTATTAGCAAGCTTGGTGCCGATTCTTTCCTCGTTTCAACTGATCCCGAACAAATGAAG GCTGCAGCAGAGACAATGGATTACATTATGGACACGGTATCTGCTGTTCATGCTCTCGCTCCATTGCTTAGTCTTCTAAAGCTGAATGGAAAGTTGATCACTGTGGGTTTACCTAACAAGCCCCTAGAGCTGCCAATTTCTTCTCTAGTTGTCG CTAGGAGGATGGTTGGTGGAAGCAACTTTGGAGGGCTGAAAGAGACACAAGAGATGTTGGATTTCTGTGCTGAGCACAACATTGCTGCAGACGTTGAGGTCATTAAGATGGATGACATAAACAATGCCATGGAAAGACTTGCCAAATCCGATGTTCAATACCGGTTCGTGATCGACATTGCAAACTCcttgaaataa
- the LOC101205228 gene encoding probable mannitol dehydrogenase → MAKSSGNELTHKTFGWAARDSSGLLSPFHFSRRENGDDDVSIKVLYCGVCHSDLHMLKNDWGSTDYPVVPGHEIVGVVTSVGKNVKKFKAGDEVGVGVIVGSCRSCENCKQDLESYCPKMEYTYNSPGVDGTKNYGGYSDKIVVDQHFVVRFPKNLALDAGAPLLCAGITVYSPMKHFGMTEPGKHLGVAGLGGLGHVAVKFGKAFGLKVTVISTSSRKKEEAIDRLGADAFVVSSDPEQLKAAMGTMDYILDTISAVHPLDPLIRLLNLNGKLVAVGLPNKPVELSIGILASGRRVVAGSNFGGLKETQEMLDFCGKHNITAEIELIKMNDINSAMERLAKADVKYRFVIDIENSFK, encoded by the exons ATGGCGAAATCATCAGGAAATGAACTTACACACAAGACTTTTGGTTGGGCTGCTCGAGATTCATCTGGGTTACTATctccttttcatttctctcGAAG GGAAAATGGTGATGATGATGTCTCTATCAAAGTTCTTTACTGTGGGGTTTGCCACTCTGATCTGCATATGCTCAAGAATGACTGGGGTTCCACAGATTATCCAGTAGTACCTGG GCATGAGATTGTGGGTGTTGTGACTTCTGTTGGAAAAAATGTGAAGAAATTCAAAGCAGGAGACGAAGTCGGTGTCGGTGTCATAGTTGGATCTTGTAGAAGTTGTGAAAATTGTAAACAAGACTTGGAGAGTTACTGTCCCAAGATGGAATATACTTACAATTCTCCTGGAGTTGATGGAACAAAGAATTACGGTGGCTATTCCGATAAGATCGTTGTCGatcaacattttgttgttaGATTTCCTAAAAACTTAGCTCTTGATGCTGGGGCTCCACTCCTATGTGCTGGGATTACAGTCTATAGCCCAATGAAACATTTTGGAATGACTGAACCTGGTAAGCATTTGGGTGTGGCTGGACTTGGTGGGCTTGGTCATGTTGCTGTCAAGTTTGGAAAGGCTTTTGGATTGAAAGTTACTGTCATTAGTACCTCTTctaggaagaaggaagaagcaATTGACAGGCTCGGTGCTGACGCTTTCGTTGTTTCTAGTGATCCCGAACAATTGAAG GCTGCCATGGGAACTATGGATTACATTTTGGACACAATATCTGCTGTTCATCCTCTTGATCCGTTGATTAGACTGCTAAACCTCAATGGAAAATTGGTTGCTGTCGGCTTACCTAACAAGCCAGTTGAACTATCAATCGGGATTCTCGCTTCTG GTAGGAGGGTGGTAGCTGGAAGCAACTTTGGAGGGCTGAAAGAGACACAAGAAATGTTAGATTTCTGTGGAAAACACAATATTACAGCCGAAATTGAGCTCATTAAGATGAATGACATTAACTCAGCCATGGAAAGGCTTGCAAAAGCTGATGTTAAATATCGGTTTGTGATCGACATTGAAAACTCTTTCAAATAG